A section of the Procambarus clarkii isolate CNS0578487 chromosome 68, FALCON_Pclarkii_2.0, whole genome shotgun sequence genome encodes:
- the LOC138355613 gene encoding SUMO-interacting motif-containing protein 1-like — protein MVHHIVVVKDLLPGTKFQVARAMSDEVQTLLYILVVQALWFRPPGSAPWFSPPGSGPLVQAPWFRPSGSGPLVQAPWFRPSGSGPLVQALWFRPPGSGPLVQAPWFRPSGSGPLVQAPWFRPPGSGPLVQAPWFRPPGSGPLVQALWFSPLVQALWFRPSGSGPLVQALWFRPPGSGPLVQALWFRPPGSGPLVQALWFRPPGSGPLVQALWFRPPGSGPLVQAPWFRPPGSGPLVQAPWFRPSGSGPLVQAPWFRPPGSGPLVQALWFRPSGSGPLVQALWFRPSGSGPLVQAPQLKYETC, from the exons ATGGTTCACcatattgttgttgttaaagatttgctacctggaacaaagttccaagtagcacgggctatg TCTGATGAGGTTCAGACACTTCTATATATTCTCGTAGTTCAGGCCCTCTGGTTCAGGCCCCCTGGTTCAGCCCCCTGGTTCAGTCCCCCTGGTTCAGGCCCCCTGGTTCAGGCCCCCTGGTTCAGGCCCTCTGGTTCAGGCCCCCTGGTTCAGGCCCCCTGGTTCAGGCCCTCTGGTTCAGGCCCTCTGGTTCAGGCCCTCTGGTTCAGGCCCCCTGGTTCAGGCCCTCTGGTTCAGGCCCCCTGGTTTAGGCCCTCTGGTTCAGGCCCTCTGGTTCAGGCCCCCTGGTTCAGGCCCCCTGGTTCAGGCCCCCTGGTTCAGGCCCCCTGGTTCAGGCCCCCTGGTTCAGGCCCCCTGGTTCAGGCCCTCTGGTTCAGCCCCCTGGTTCAGGCCCTCTGGTTCAGGCCCTCTGGTTCAGGCCCCCTGGTTCAGGCCCTCTGGTTCAGGCCCCCTGGTTCAGGCCCTCTGGTTCAAGCCCTCTGGTTCAGGCCCCCTGGTTCAGGCCCCCTGGTTCAGGCCCTCTGGTTCAGGCCCCCTGGTTCAGGCCCCCTGGTTCAGGCCCTCTGGTTCAGGCCCCCTGGTTCAGGCCCCCTGGTTCAGGCCCCCTGGTTCAGACCCCCTGGTTCAGGCCCTCTGGTTCAGGCCCCCTGGTTCAGGCCCTCTGGTTCAGGCCCTCTAGTTCAGGCCCCCTGGTTCAGGCCCCCTGGTTCAGGCCCTCTGGTTCAGGCCCTCTGGTTCAGGCCCTCTGGTTCAGGCCCCCTGGTTCAGGCCCTCTGGTTCAGGCCCTCTGGTTCAGGCCCCCTGGTTCAGGCCCCTCAGCTCAAGTACGAGACCTGTTGA